One Candidatus Cloacimonadota bacterium DNA window includes the following coding sequences:
- a CDS encoding T9SS type A sorting domain-containing protein, translating into MKKIVIILFGVLLTASITTADTNIPGGNVSGIWTFAGSPYIIDGEIQIQAGDTLIIEPGVEIQFSGHYKFNVYGRLLVEGNADSLITFTAQDTSTGWHGLRFYDTNINGQEASSLVYCTLEYGRATGAESSGGAVYLENSDENFQDVTIHNNYAAGYGGGTYFLNSNPNLTNVSILDNSAYYDGGGVFCFSSSPSLIKVTISGNTTEWNGGGIACFNNSNPELVNVTISQNISYQNGCGIACLYNSSVDLLNSIVWNNDNHEIFVASTGEITVEYSDVLGDSAGIEISGDAIVNWLEGNIDEDPLFVNPFNHDYNLQAASPCIDAGDPDPFYNDPDGTRNDMGAYCFHQSGIRGTVTITQGSGNVEDVVIEVTGDTITSVSPSENGTYTVTVSAGTYNVTATLEEYFPYPVSYDSLVVGEGELVSGIDFDMSPILPGSIEGKVDIAGLGDVEDVEITAGEEMTNPYPVYDPWGVLLYYYYILEIAPGIYDVTASLTGYQDSTVTDVIVQSMQQTLDINFVLQPITYEGYISGTVTLKNGTGNVEDVEVSVPGFDPVHPDANGDYLLTVVNGTYDVTASLEGYTSITIRDVVVIPDQTITGINMTLINWEIIPGTQYNMTVFTTVTLDGKFVCGDSSNQVAAFGPGGENDCRGIAIWQEGNHSLWSNYWDLSGYWHFTIVSNNNSGETIRFKLYETQTDSIYDYCYESIIFVDDPDTCSATAIDLNAPSPIRDQQFNLIEEWNWISFNLHPENPSIDSVFASLTPNDIYQVKNQTQASTYFPGGWVGDLNYITDGEGYLVNMINSYDGFTLSGEAINPIIHPIDLVPNWNWVGYYPYVSLTLPEALASISATVVKTQDKSAVYDGGWLGDLTQMEPGVGYKICMTAEGVLTYPGTSCYRTLPLNGQDKEYNAAGWEVVSGTQANMIAMVKIILNEEVINNSEDYVIGVFDNEDNCRSIGKKVYDFWYFTIVGNVDGAELHFKVYNLQTEKIFESNEKIIFQNDAIIGSPEKAIIVTCNGSNSDIPEEYNLYNSHPNPFYNSTSIKYQIPKRTKVNISIYNILGQKVKTLVNLTKDPDTYLVKWNGKDAKNNSLPSGIYFYKLTTDKYTEIQKLVKLK; encoded by the coding sequence ATGAAAAAGATAGTTATTATCTTATTTGGTGTATTACTTACAGCCTCAATTACAACCGCTGACACAAATATTCCCGGTGGCAATGTCAGCGGAATTTGGACCTTTGCAGGTAGTCCGTATATTATTGATGGTGAAATCCAAATCCAAGCAGGAGATACATTGATAATAGAACCTGGTGTAGAAATTCAATTTTCAGGACATTATAAGTTTAATGTGTATGGTAGATTGTTAGTAGAAGGTAATGCTGATAGTCTTATTACTTTTACTGCACAGGATACTTCTACTGGCTGGCATGGACTTAGATTCTATGATACCAATATAAACGGGCAGGAAGCTTCAAGCTTAGTTTATTGCACATTAGAATACGGTAGGGCAACTGGAGCTGAGAGTTCGGGCGGTGCTGTTTATCTTGAAAATTCTGATGAAAATTTTCAAGATGTAACTATTCATAACAACTATGCTGCTGGATATGGTGGTGGAACGTATTTCTTGAATTCAAATCCTAATTTAACCAATGTTAGTATACTTGACAATTCAGCTTATTATGATGGTGGTGGTGTGTTCTGTTTCTCCTCCAGTCCATCTTTAATTAAAGTTACAATAAGTGGAAATACTACTGAGTGGAATGGTGGTGGTATTGCATGCTTTAATAATTCAAATCCAGAGTTAGTAAATGTTACAATTTCTCAAAATATCTCCTATCAGAATGGTTGTGGAATTGCTTGTTTATATAATTCAAGTGTGGATTTATTAAATTCAATTGTGTGGAATAATGATAATCATGAAATCTTTGTAGCTTCCACAGGTGAAATAACAGTTGAATATTCGGATGTCCTTGGCGACTCTGCTGGAATTGAAATCTCTGGTGATGCAATTGTGAACTGGCTTGAAGGGAACATTGATGAAGACCCACTTTTTGTAAATCCATTTAATCATGATTATAATTTACAGGCAGCTTCTCCCTGCATTGATGCGGGTGACCCAGATCCTTTTTACAATGACCCTGACGGAACCAGAAATGATATGGGAGCGTATTGCTTTCACCAATCTGGGATTCGGGGAACAGTTACTATTACTCAAGGATCTGGCAATGTTGAAGATGTTGTTATAGAAGTTACTGGTGACACAATAACATCAGTAAGTCCATCCGAAAATGGAACTTATACTGTTACTGTATCGGCTGGGACTTATAATGTAACAGCCACTTTGGAAGAATATTTCCCTTATCCAGTAAGTTATGATAGTCTAGTAGTTGGAGAAGGAGAATTGGTTTCAGGTATTGACTTTGATATGAGTCCAATTTTACCAGGCTCAATTGAAGGTAAAGTTGACATTGCAGGTTTAGGAGATGTAGAAGATGTTGAAATTACTGCAGGCGAAGAAATGACCAATCCTTATCCGGTATATGATCCTTGGGGGGTCTTACTTTATTACTATTATATTTTAGAAATAGCTCCTGGTATCTATGATGTTACTGCCTCTCTGACAGGTTATCAAGATTCTACTGTAACAGATGTAATTGTTCAATCAATGCAACAAACATTAGACATAAATTTTGTGCTTCAGCCTATCACTTATGAAGGCTATATCTCTGGAACCGTTACTCTTAAAAATGGGACTGGCAATGTAGAGGATGTAGAAGTTAGTGTTCCTGGTTTTGACCCAGTTCATCCTGATGCAAATGGTGATTATTTATTAACAGTTGTAAATGGGACTTATGATGTTACCGCTTCTTTAGAGGGATATACTTCCATCACAATTCGCGATGTAGTTGTCATACCTGATCAAACTATTACAGGTATTAATATGACACTCATAAATTGGGAGATTATTCCAGGAACTCAGTATAATATGACTGTATTTACAACAGTCACATTAGATGGTAAATTTGTTTGTGGTGATAGTAGTAATCAAGTAGCAGCATTTGGACCTGGTGGAGAAAATGACTGTCGGGGAATAGCTATATGGCAAGAAGGGAATCATTCATTATGGAGTAATTATTGGGATTTATCTGGATACTGGCATTTTACAATAGTAAGTAACAATAATTCTGGAGAAACAATACGATTCAAATTATATGAAACTCAAACTGATAGTATTTATGACTATTGTTATGAATCAATTATCTTCGTAGATGATCCTGATACTTGTAGTGCTACTGCAATTGATTTAAATGCTCCGTCACCAATAAGAGACCAGCAATTTAATCTTATTGAAGAATGGAACTGGATATCTTTCAATCTCCATCCGGAGAATCCTTCAATTGACTCGGTATTTGCTTCTTTAACTCCAAATGATATTTATCAGGTGAAGAATCAAACTCAGGCTTCAACATATTTTCCTGGCGGATGGGTTGGAGACCTTAACTATATTACAGACGGAGAAGGATATTTAGTAAATATGATCAATAGTTATGACGGCTTTACTTTGAGCGGAGAAGCAATTAATCCAATAATACATCCAATAGATTTAGTTCCAAATTGGAATTGGGTTGGATATTATCCTTATGTCTCACTTACTTTACCTGAAGCATTAGCTTCAATAAGTGCAACTGTGGTAAAGACACAAGACAAATCTGCTGTGTATGATGGTGGTTGGCTTGGAGACTTAACGCAAATGGAACCTGGGGTAGGGTATAAAATATGTATGACCGCTGAGGGTGTACTAACATATCCTGGAACCAGTTGTTATAGAACTCTGCCTTTGAATGGACAAGATAAGGAATATAACGCCGCAGGCTGGGAAGTAGTGTCAGGAACTCAAGCTAATATGATAGCTATGGTAAAGATTATACTTAATGAAGAAGTTATTAATAATTCAGAAGACTATGTTATTGGAGTCTTTGATAATGAAGATAATTGCCGTTCTATTGGAAAAAAAGTGTATGATTTTTGGTATTTTACTATAGTCGGAAATGTAGATGGAGCAGAATTACACTTTAAAGTATACAATTTACAAACTGAAAAAATATTTGAAAGCAATGAGAAAATAATCTTCCAAAATGATGCTATTATTGGCTCTCCTGAAAAAGCTATTATTGTAACTTGTAATGGTTCAAACAGTGATATTCCAGAAGAGTATAATTTGTATAATTCCCATCCCAATCCTTTCTATAACTCAACTTCTATAAAGTATCAAATTCCAAAAAGAACTAAAGTTAATATCTCAATATATAATATTCTTGGTCAAAAAGTAAAAACTTTAGTTAATTTAACAAAAGACCCGGATACATATCTTGTAAAATGGAATGGAAAAGATGCTAAAAATAACTCATTGCCAAGCGGAATATATTTCTATAAACTAACTACTGATAAATATACTGAAATTCAGAAATTAGTAAAACTTAAATAA
- a CDS encoding T9SS type A sorting domain-containing protein, with translation MKIKIFILTLLLIFVNQFLYADPPNWEHIYGTQYSMVLMAEVTFDGEVFEGTGNNMAGAFCFTDSLECRSVATWQEPNPPHWEGYWHFVIVANENGEEISFKIYDDSTDVIYNCNQTIFFEDNTTIGNPGEPFMLTSPLSVDAPNHILTFHLNQNIPNPFNATTYISFSLPKSCNVKIQIYNVKGQLVTTLIDEYKPAGYHSADWNVKDMSSGIYFYKLHTDTFISIKKCIILK, from the coding sequence ATGAAAATAAAAATATTTATTCTTACCTTACTATTAATATTTGTAAATCAATTTTTATATGCAGATCCACCAAACTGGGAACATATATATGGAACTCAATATTCAATGGTATTAATGGCAGAAGTTACATTTGATGGAGAGGTATTTGAAGGAACAGGGAATAATATGGCTGGTGCTTTTTGTTTCACTGATAGTTTAGAATGCCGAAGTGTAGCTACATGGCAAGAACCCAATCCTCCACATTGGGAAGGATACTGGCATTTTGTTATTGTTGCAAATGAAAACGGCGAAGAAATAAGTTTTAAAATATACGACGATTCAACTGATGTAATTTACAATTGTAACCAAACAATCTTTTTTGAAGATAATACAACAATTGGTAATCCAGGTGAACCTTTTATGTTAACCTCACCCCTATCTGTAGATGCTCCGAATCACATTCTAACTTTTCATCTTAATCAAAATATACCTAACCCCTTTAATGCAACAACATATATCAGTTTCTCACTACCAAAGTCATGTAATGTTAAAATACAAATTTACAATGTGAAAGGTCAATTAGTTACAACTCTAATTGATGAATATAAACCTGCTGGATATCATTCGGCTGACTGGAATGTTAAAGATATGAGTTCTGGAATTTATTTCTACAAATTACATACCGATACATTTATTTCTATCAAAAAGTGCATTATTTTGAAATAA
- a CDS encoding ATP-binding protein produces MIDKGKTKKELVDELAKLRRRIAELEKLENHRKKAEMENEERRLYLQAVLTDAPDAIITMDAHHKIIMCNQVAEKLFGYSKKEMIDKDIDDLIAGADKFEEAKLYSKQVLAGENIPTVETVRYRKDGTPVDVVMAGSPILIGNELVGAVAVYTDITKRKQMEVEIKKYSLELEHKIEELRKVNDELSQYTYAVSHDLRAPLRALNNYCRFLQEDCSDSLDDTGQEYIQGIAENVWHMEELVTDLLEYSIIGRTKPKITNVNVGKLLSRLVSQLHPDENVEITLPKEDIIIQANEIQMEQIFSNLLSNALKFNKSDNPHIIVGYKETNNTWEFSIKDNGIGISSKYFDKIFGIFQRLHTQEEYEGTGIGLAIVKKAVEQHGGTIWVESTSGKGSIFTFTLPKIKAEQLHQKTG; encoded by the coding sequence ATGATTGACAAAGGTAAGACAAAAAAAGAACTTGTAGATGAACTGGCAAAACTGCGTAGGCGAATTGCGGAATTGGAAAAATTAGAAAATCATCGCAAGAAAGCAGAGATGGAAAACGAGGAACGCCGCCTTTATCTGCAAGCAGTGCTGACTGATGCTCCTGATGCCATAATTACTATGGATGCCCATCATAAAATAATTATGTGTAATCAGGTAGCTGAGAAACTTTTCGGATATTCAAAAAAAGAGATGATAGATAAGGATATTGATGACCTGATTGCAGGTGCTGATAAATTTGAGGAAGCAAAACTTTATAGTAAACAGGTATTAGCTGGAGAAAATATACCAACTGTAGAGACCGTCCGATATCGGAAGGATGGTACCCCTGTGGATGTAGTGATGGCTGGTTCACCAATATTAATAGGAAATGAATTAGTCGGAGCAGTGGCAGTTTATACTGATATTACCAAGCGAAAGCAAATGGAAGTAGAAATTAAAAAATATTCACTGGAACTTGAACACAAGATAGAAGAGTTGAGGAAAGTTAATGATGAGTTATCTCAATACACTTATGCTGTTTCACACGACCTTCGTGCTCCTCTACGCGCACTAAACAACTATTGCCGATTCCTTCAAGAGGATTGTAGTGATAGTTTAGATGATACTGGACAGGAATATATCCAAGGTATTGCAGAGAATGTATGGCATATGGAGGAACTGGTAACAGACCTTCTGGAATACTCAATAATAGGAAGAACCAAGCCAAAGATAACCAATGTAAATGTTGGCAAGCTCCTGTCTCGGCTTGTCTCCCAGTTGCACCCAGATGAAAATGTTGAGATAACTCTTCCAAAAGAAGATATTATAATTCAAGCCAACGAAATCCAGATGGAACAAATATTTTCCAACCTCCTTTCAAATGCACTTAAATTTAACAAATCTGATAATCCGCATATTATTGTAGGATATAAGGAAACCAATAACACCTGGGAATTCTCTATTAAAGATAATGGAATTGGCATTTCGTCTAAATATTTTGATAAGATATTTGGTATCTTTCAACGACTGCATACCCAAGAAGAATATGAGGGTACCGGCATTGGACTGGCAATTGTTAAAAAGGCTGTAGAACAACATGGCGGCACCATTTGGGTAGAATCAACGT